The following are from one region of the Capsicum annuum cultivar UCD-10X-F1 chromosome 1, UCD10Xv1.1, whole genome shotgun sequence genome:
- the LOC107841305 gene encoding uncharacterized protein LOC107841305 isoform X1 — protein sequence MVIVIAQGVGQELLATDNSHARSEQDSSGNELPQDVGLWVSHKIRDGSAEEDKYENMWDLTPDTDLLKELPEEYTFETPLADLNDNSLQAVWSKHADQRRLIRSKFYVRSSHDENAVFVIKQTIEELIAKCKEIVESEGERINEDEDVNDRDPSILRFLLSIHEEFGQDFNSFIT from the exons ATGGTTATTGTGATAGCCCAAGGAGTTGGGCAAGAACTTCTTGCAACAGATAATTCCCATGCTAGAAGTGAACAAGATTCTTCAGGAAACGAGCTTCCCCAAGATGTTGGTTTGTGGGTATCCCATAAAATCAGG GATGGTTCAGCTGAAGAAGATAAATATGAG AATATGTGGGATCTTACACCAGATACTGATTTGTTAAAGGAACTGCCTGAAGAGTATACGTTTGAAACCCCACTGGCAGATTTGAAT GATAACTCATTGCAGGCTGTATGGTCTAAGCATGCAGACCAGAGAAGATTAATAAG ATCAAAGTTTTATGTAAGATCATCCCACGATGAAAATGCAGTTTTTGTAATCAAACAAACAATTGAAGAACTCATTGCAAAGTGCAAAGAGATTGTAGAATCTGAGGGTGAGAGAATTAATGAGGATGAGGACGTGAATGACAGAGATCCAAGCATTCTTCGATTTTTGCTTTCTATCCATGAAGAGTTTGGCCAAGATTTTAACTCATTTATTACTTAA
- the LOC107841305 gene encoding uncharacterized protein LOC107841305 isoform X2, giving the protein MVIVIAQGVGQELLATDNSHARSEQDSSGNELPQDVGLWVSHKIRNMWDLTPDTDLLKELPEEYTFETPLADLNDNSLQAVWSKHADQRRLIRSKFYVRSSHDENAVFVIKQTIEELIAKCKEIVESEGERINEDEDVNDRDPSILRFLLSIHEEFGQDFNSFIT; this is encoded by the exons ATGGTTATTGTGATAGCCCAAGGAGTTGGGCAAGAACTTCTTGCAACAGATAATTCCCATGCTAGAAGTGAACAAGATTCTTCAGGAAACGAGCTTCCCCAAGATGTTGGTTTGTGGGTATCCCATAAAATCAGG AATATGTGGGATCTTACACCAGATACTGATTTGTTAAAGGAACTGCCTGAAGAGTATACGTTTGAAACCCCACTGGCAGATTTGAAT GATAACTCATTGCAGGCTGTATGGTCTAAGCATGCAGACCAGAGAAGATTAATAAG ATCAAAGTTTTATGTAAGATCATCCCACGATGAAAATGCAGTTTTTGTAATCAAACAAACAATTGAAGAACTCATTGCAAAGTGCAAAGAGATTGTAGAATCTGAGGGTGAGAGAATTAATGAGGATGAGGACGTGAATGACAGAGATCCAAGCATTCTTCGATTTTTGCTTTCTATCCATGAAGAGTTTGGCCAAGATTTTAACTCATTTATTACTTAA